A region from the Arachis ipaensis cultivar K30076 chromosome B01, Araip1.1, whole genome shotgun sequence genome encodes:
- the LOC107613893 gene encoding uncharacterized protein LOC107613893, protein MSILINGLPSKPFKMERGWRQGDPLSPFLFVLVVDVLHRILGEAVRNRRISPLLVGKNNIELSHLQFADDTILFCPLEEETIKNYARLLRCFELISGLSINYDKSSLIQSIVISSGPTTCVTHWVVRRLIFQLGIWASR, encoded by the coding sequence ATGTCAATACTGATAAATGGCTTACCATCTAAACCTTTTAAGATGGAGAGGGGCTGGAGACAAGGTGACCCATTGTCCCCATTTTTAtttgttcttgttgttgatgTTCTGCATAGGATATTAGGGGAGGCAGTCAGAAACAGACGTATCTCGCCTCTGTTGGTTGGAAAGAATAATATAGAGTTGTCACACCTCCAATTCGCGGATGACACTATATTATTCTGTCCACTGGAGGAAGAGACCATTAAGAACTATGCCAGGCTGCTAAGGTGTTTTGAGTTGATATCGGGGTTAAGTATCAACTATGACAAGTCAAGTCTAATCCAATCAATTGTGATCAGCAGTGGACCTACAACATGTGTAACTCATTGGGTTGTAAGGAGGCTAATCTTCCAATTAGGTATCTGGGCATCTCGCTAG
- the LOC110263149 gene encoding uncharacterized protein LOC110263149, with amino-acid sequence MKINPDMDMGELPSIFFRRFKDVIPNYMTFYDFAGNEVDVVIEKGHRTAIIVTGYKNLSTLYGLKDGGWLTVCFVGGDKFLIIEANDYNMCTKVPCFLPLKPPLDIKPTVIVDEVIQISDHTPHGSSLAQETPSPSFGSSPINSPNISASVSHAEHFPHGYEVDADPERQHLRLVVSTIAGGICPQLNFCPSPSAAQLTFHDVLDFTREALSMCGVDAYSDVAIPPVEALFEPLSNEGIENSNTNIAVVPRVT; translated from the exons ATGAAAATCAATCCGGATATG GACATGGGTGAACTACCATCCATATTTTTTAGGAGATTCAAGGATGTAATACCGAACTACATGACATTTTATGATTTTGCTGGCAACGAAGTTGATGTCGTCATTGAAAAGGGACACCGTACCGCTATAATTGTTACCGGATACAAAAATCTCTCAACCCTTTATGGCCTTAAAGACGGTGGATGGCTTACTGTCTGTTTTGTTGGGGGAGACAAATTCCTAATCATTGAGGCAAATGACTATAATATGTGTACGAAGGTTCCCTGTTTCCTACCTCTGAAGCCGCCACTCGACATCAAACCTACGGTCATTGTTGATGAAGTCATACAAATATCCGACCACACTCCACACGGCAGCTCACTCGCACAAGAAACTCCATCGCCATCATTTGGAAGCTCTCCTATCAACTCTCCTAACATATCGGCGTCAGTTTCACATGCAGAACATTTCCCTCATGGCTATGAAGTTGATGCCGACCCCGAACGGCAGCACCTTAGGTTGGTGGTATCTACCATCGCTGGTGGCATATGCCCGCAGCTTAACTTTTGTCCCAGCCCATCAGCTGCGCAGTTAACATTTCATGATGTGCTAGATTTTACAAGAGAAGCTCTTTCCATGTGTGGCGTTGATGCCTATTCCGATGTGGCTATTCCACCCGTTGAGGCCCTATTCGAACCTTTAAGCAATGAAGGAATAGAGAACTCAAACACCAACATAGcagttgttccgagggttacctga